One window of the Onychostoma macrolepis isolate SWU-2019 chromosome 21, ASM1243209v1, whole genome shotgun sequence genome contains the following:
- the eif4ebp3 gene encoding eukaryotic translation initiation factor 4E-binding protein 3 codes for MSSSCEASSTCPIPSRSSWPPLPDSYGQTPGGTLFSTTPGGTRIIYDRKFLLECRNSPIARTPPCCLPHIPGVTRPSLQPAEQEDDSKDLAVDDNQFMMDI; via the exons ATGTCAAGCAGCTGCGAAGCTTCGTCGACCTGCCCGATCCCAAGCCGCTCCAGCTGGCCCCCGCTCCCTGACAGCTACGGTCAAACTCCTGGAGGAACTCTGTTTTCAACAACTCCCGGTG GAACTCGGATCATCTATGATCGAAAGTTTCTCTTGGAATGTCGAAACTCGCCGATCGCACGCACCCCACCCTGCTGCCTCCCCCACATACCAGGGGTCACCAGACCCTCGCTGCAGCCAGCAGAGCAGGAGGATGACAGCAAAGATCTCGCTG TTGATGACAACCAGTTTATGATGGATATTTGA
- the tmsb gene encoding thymosin beta encodes MADKPNMTEITSFDKTKLRKTETQEKNPLPTKETIEQERQGESTP; translated from the exons ATGGCGGACAAACCCAACATGACAGAAATCACATCCTTTGATAAAACTAAACTCAGGAAGACAGAGACCCAAGAAAAGAATCCCTTGCCAACCAAAGAAA CTATTGAACAGGAGAGGCAAGGAGAGTCCACGCCTTGA